aatgaaaaatgtcgagttacttaacttgtcgatatccaacacctaagttatttacactccactatcttacttatagatcactttaccattttccgaatatcgtcaaaaagaatagatttcttaaatcacagtggacctcataacattggcccgtaatcatatcataatgtatctgataattcaatcatttgatattatctcttaattctgttgataaatatatcgaaacaaatacgttcatgtaaagtatcatatatatcaaatactttgttaatgttttcagttattatatattatatatacatatctatatacacataattgttcgtgaatcgtcgaacacgttcaaagggtaattgattacatgaatgtagttccaaactttttgagattcaacattacaaattctgcttatcgtgtcggaaacatataaaagttaggtttaaatttggtcggaaatttccgggtcgtcacatatacccTAATCGGTATGTCATCAGACATTAATTTCCAGCATTGTTTCCATAGCTTTAGAGGGTCCGCGACATCACAGAATTGAAGTATATGAGAAAACAGTGAGCATAATTGGGCCGAAGTTGCTGTTGCGGCTGCTTCTTCCATTGCTGTGAACCATTCCTTATCGTCACCTAATAGGCCCATAGCAAGACACACTTCCCGGTAAGTTGAGTGAACGTTATTGTTTACGGTCATCAGATCTTCAAATGAAGTACTACCTTTCTGATGGCATAATAGCATCCACAGATAAAATACTTCACCGAATGCAGGATGCATGTATGTGAGCGGATCTATAGATGGCTTATTCAGATTACATCTTCTTTTCCACCTTTTATGGTCGTCATCCCAAACAAATTCTAGAGGAAAGTCTAGATACGTTAAATGTCTTCCATCGCTAGAATTTCTATTATAGAACAGCCATTCTGTCAATGTTGTTTTCTTAGAAACCGGGTTGTTCACAATCGATTTTAGACGCTGATTGGAGTGAAACTTAACTAACTGCATATCTTTCAAATGAACAGCAAGTATTTGCACGGCAGGTTCACGACTGTGAATTGGAAAGTTAAATATTCTCCAGAATGCCTCGGGCGCACAGATAAACCAAGCATTAACAAAGTTCTTTATTTCTTTAACGTTCGGATTCTGTACAATGTCGGCAGAAGTGCTACAACCAACGGGTCTGGGAATGTGAGCGGCAACATGATCGGTTCCCTTGGATATATATATTTGAATAGATATTTGATAAGTATCGACCAGCTGCACCATTCAACGTTGATGTGCGCGTGAAAACGTAAACATAATGCACGATTATACGGTACTACATAACCGTTGTCAAGCCTGCAAATCTTCTTGTCAGCTGAGATACCCAGATTGCGCCTTCGGTAATGCACATAACCGTCATTATCGAAATACGTTTGTTCATTGAACGGTTTAGGGAATTTCTTGGAACAAAAAAATTCTTGCGTAGTTTTTGATTCCTCCATACAGGGAGCTTTTTTGATTAGCAAACCGCAAGGACCATGCATCATCATATCGGACACAACTTTAAAACAATCAGGGTCTCTGTCAGGGTCTGGTAATTCAGCTGAAATGAATCGGTCCACATCCTGTGGTTAATAAGATCTCAGAGACGGCTTTATCCATAATAATGTATGACAATGTGGAAGTCCCCTTTTCTGAAACTCGATCGTATAAAGCACTGCACaaacaataaaaaaataattaaatttttgtATAAATAAATCACAGTTTAAAAAAGTATGTTAAGAATCTGAACTACACACCACATTTATGTAAAAACTAAgcaataaaatataaaatacaacaatgtgttgtaaatttagtaaaaGTTAGCTGCAATTATTCGGCCAATTATTATTCAGCACTTGCATTTCATATCAGCAAATGATAATCACACGTGATATGGACCTACTTTATGTCCTTTACCATAAACGGATATACATACGTAAAATGACCGATAATCTGTCCATAAAATATAATTATACACGATAGCAACCCATTTTATCTTAAAGTGACAATTTTAAAGCCAATCAGCATAGTTCCGTCTCAATATATAGTCTGAACTGCTTATTCATCCTCTTTTACAATGATGGTCTGATAACAATAAGTTATTTGTTTTCAGAATTAAATAACTTATATATGCTAATTTTTAAAAAGgtcattaaatgtattaacaatgcGTAATTAGTAATGTCAATACCAAATAACATAGATTTACGAAAAAAACCAAGAGATTATAATAATATTGTAAACGTACCAGCCGTTGAAGGATCGAATAATTCTTCTCGTTTTAGAACAGAAACAAATTGCTTGACTTTCATATTGAAAATCCTAGCGATGATGTCACCACGATCAGTCGAAGTTAACCCCGGAAAGTTACGCAAGTACCTTCTGATTTTCGGCCACTTAGCTTTGCAAGTAAATTTAATGAAAAACTTTGGATTGCCATGCACATGACATATAGCAAGTGCATCCAGATAGTGACTATACATGTATCTCGGACCCCCCGTGAACGATGCGGGTAATATGGTCCTCGAACCAACATCAGCCCCATAATGGTCTCCTCTGTTTATAGCGTCATACAACCCAGACAGATACTCGTTACGTATATTTTGCTGATTATTTCTCACGTAATCCAGCCATTTAACTCAATGCTACAGTAAGCAGTGATAACATACTGTTGAAATAACCTACCACATTTAGATAACAGACCAAAAATATTATACCTATCATGTAATTAATAAGTATAGCACATGTTCATGGTCATCTTATCCTTTCTCCGACCGCCACCTCCACGCACGTTTCTCAGTCTTAGTTCCGGATGGTATCCCGATTGCCCATACATAAATAGTAATAGAAACTGCAAAGACATATAAGAGGGATGCAGTTTATTAACACGTCTAGGCGTACCACCCTTATACTCTATGATCATATCATAATCAGTTCTAGTACTATCACCCGAATAAAAAACAACAGCACCAATAGCATCGCTAGTAGGCAACTCATATTGCCTTGTGCCGACAACACTATAAAGCCTGATACGTGAACATCATTCATCTCAATCCTATCTCTTGCAGTtctaaataacttaactaattcatTCTTAGCATCTAGAACTTCTATTAACTCCCTAACAATCTCAACCTTAAGTACATCGGAGTTGTTCCCATTAAAGAACCTCATTctatttttgtaacgacccggaattttccgatcgttctatacttatgagattaatatttacataaattaaaccttaccaacatgataagcaatccaaactgttgagacttatatttttgaaaagagttttacacaacgtttgaccgtccaatttgaccgatgatatcacgaactctataacacacgataattatacgattatgtatatgtacatatctatacatatttaacatgatttaaggatggtttaacatttcattgtgaactaacaacaatgagttataagtatactttgagaccactaacttaagttttcaaaacgataactatatgtaacgttctttgacatatatacttacaatctataatgtgttgtgatttatgtcaccaatatgatttaagtgtaatgggattaatttgtaaccaaaataatcttgataaatatcgaacaagtttggggaagtgtggagtgcacacttgtttgaacttatcttgattatgacgggggttcgggggcagcgcccccgataagcggggtccaaggggtggcaacccctggcggggtccaaggggcagagcccctggctggggtcttatttgtaagctagcatacattattactcaaaaattcaacacaataatttgtccttgttccctcaacaaccagactgtcctataagtatcaccatcaccttggtttttcatttcattcttacaaccatctttctctaaccaaacaaaaacacactcttaggaactctaagtgttcttcacaatctcagcaaatactcatgaagaactagcttcatgaacaacctataatcatcataagaaagtttgatcaagattattttctatcttttccagtagctttatccaagtaacttgaggtagtaaccttattcataatcttattcgattcatatttatatagctatcttattttgtgttataaaatttttaacaacaagaacatagtttgaatgatttcaaacctgttcgcaaactaaatagatccttctaatttgatttttaaaacacttcaaaacctgtaatatatcatattatgacaaaatcagattaatcatatcttggctaattaacataatatttaatatatatttacttatgatttgattttatatattccaggaccacccgtaaacaacacgagaagattaatcataagacctcatgattgtacgcaacacgtcatctgacaacacggtactttatgtacgcaacacatcatttgacaacatggtaccatgggtcgagattaattctgatcaatacgaatacgatggggtctttatttattttattgagcaactaattatggaccattaacaacagactgctaactacggactaagaaaatattaaaagtattataagtatatatatatatatatatatatatatatatatatatatatatatatatatatatatatatatatatatgtaacaattacttgaaaataaaatatgttgatatattatatatatggttaggttcgtgatatctatcggagaccaagtcgagttaaataccttcaaggaaaaggtgagtatatagttccacttttaaactctaaatatttcgggatgagaatacttgcattttatgatttacgttatggacacaagtgattaaaaatatatattctacgttgagttgtaccactggcatacttccctgtaacttggtaactattatttacatgaggtattgtaaacgcgaatcctgttgatagatctatcgggcctgacaaccccaaccggactggatgaccagtattcaacggttgcacagtactttgtttcggtaactacacttggtacggtgtagtaagatttcataataaagggaatatgcgacattgattaaatgttaagtatggttatcaagtgctcaacaacttagaatatttttattaaaacatttatatatgaaatcttgtggtctatatttataacgctgccgacattaaacctatatctcaccaactttatgttgacgttttaagcatgtttattctcaggtgttaactaaaagcttccgctgcaacatgttgaatttaagcaagatcttgagtatgcatatttgtgtcaaaaataaaactgcatatcggaggatttgtaatgtaaaatatgttggaggtcgtattgttattatcacatgtaaagtttgtaagtctaagattatcgctaaacgataatcattattaagttgtttaaaccttctatttgtaataaaagctatggtttgtattgtaaaaacgaatgcagtttttgaaaaatgtcgcatatagaggtcaatacctcgcgatgaaatcatatgttattgtattcgtccttatggttaaggtcgggttatgacaatttTGGACCTCGTTTacggtatcatatatatatagttgcaAAAATCGGGGAGGACTACCCTCCTCCGGACACAGTGACCCAATCCAATGATAAACTTGGCCCGATATCTTAAATACATTTTCATaaaccatcctaatccatccagacgaagtccatattgattataaacgattcacaatagttgattacatcgcgaggtacttgacctctaaatgatacattttacaaacattgcattcgttttaaaacacaaactttcatttacatcgaaagttaacaggcatgcataccatttcataatatccaaactataaatgacctaatctgtcatttacttaataataatctctaatgaacttcaacgactcgaatgcaacgtcttttgaaatatgtcatgaatgactccaagtaatatctttaaaatgagctaatgcacagcggaagatttctttcaattctgagaataaacatgctttaaagtgtcaaccaaaaggttggtgagttcatcagtttatagtaatcatttcattttcatcaatttaatagaccaaaagatttcatttttcataactaATATCTCAAAATCCGGCATTTCGCAAAcgacagagataaaaatcattcatatgtcgaACACCTAGTAACTGACCTTAACGTCATACAtagagaatatccccatcattccggaactctcatcagaatgataaatcgaagtactaaagcaccccgTATCGGGTGAGGctcgttgggccaaatagatctatctttaggattcgcgtcaattggtgtcagaacaccaattcttaggctaccaagctaaaaaggggtatatttggTTCGataaattcaacatagaatgtagtttcaattacttgtgtctatttcataaagcagttataaaagttgcgcatgtattctcaacccaaagatataaagggtaaaaaggcaaatgaaactcacctaatgtattttgtagtaaaaatacatatgactacattgaacaactgaataatgtagggttggtctcggattcaagaacctatattaattgtgtttatattaaaacatataatagaaatatccCAATTtcatttattacttatataatttttatgtgtttgtagttatataaatttctATACTAAAGTTTATTTATTACCTATACTTTAGTTACATGTATTATATCTTAAGtcatatgttatatatatctatgctgtatatacatttaaaatacttaatatttattcattcattaatatatctatatctataatatatgtttagtattatattaaaaatcgatagtttgttatatgtaagtatttatataaataattttcataataataataatactaatcctaaCTGAAATTTAAATAACTTTAGTAAAAAATATGTTAATTTTTGATATTAgggtagttttaataaaaatagtaataatagtagtaatactaataataataataataataataataataataataataataataataataataataataataataataatgataataatagatgtagaataagaatgtataccctcaaagcttttctaaaaagaatgccccagacgaggctcgaacccaccACCTCCCGCTCACCCAAAACACCCTTAAACATATGCATCATGATCATCATtgtaaacataatcataatcatactcttATAAACCGTCATCACCATCTTTATGCatcattatcaatatcttaatCATACTCTAActctaaacatcatcatcatcatccttataatCGAATACTATCACCAACTAATCATTCCAACGACATGATATATaaatatcatcataaaatcatATCACCATCGCATATCTTAATCATACCATTCATTCATCAATTAAATGTCATAACAGCCATCATCAACCCATAATTTTCATTTATCATTGATTAATAGAAATAGAATAAAATTGGAAACAGAAGCGTATATTAATCTTTCCTTAATTCGTTTCACAGCATTCATCAGTTGATGATTGGCCCAACACCACAAGAGTAATATGGCCCATTCCTTACTCAAGTCCATCTAGCAAATTACGGCCCACTTAGAAACAAGTATACAGCCCATAAAGGAAAATCAAACTCAATCGTTTCATCAGGTAAGTTTAAGAGAACAAGATGAATGCATCGGTGGTGTCGGTCCTGATTTAAAAACAGAAAAGTAATACGCACTAACATTCTCCTTTTCTTTCCATCATCAATCTCGCCTACTTTttgaatacttaatattattatcatcgtcCACTAAACAAAAGTGTTTGATTTTCGTAAACTAAGTAGCATCCTAATTCATGAGTTTAACTTTAACACTTATTAATGTTACCCACTAGCGGAAAAAAAAATGGTAAGTGGGGTAATCCCACTTGATAATAGTCGACCAAAAAGAAAAGTAATACGTAAAAGCAGGTTGAGTTATAATTGCAGGCTAtgattggaatatatatatacgttgtgtgGTGTTTTCTTGGTTCGAAATAGATGAACGTGAGCTGCAGCAACAGTAGTTTGATGAGTTGTGTGATGATGGTTTCGAAAACATAAAGAGAAGGGTTGGCGAGCAGCAGCATATAATAGTAGTAACACCCAATGGTTGCAGGTACAATCGAGCATGTGGTCGCAGTTTGTTGTGTGACAAAAAGAGGTAGAGATGGTGGTGAAATGGGTTGTAGGGTTGTGGTGACGGATGGTTGTTTAGAAGTGGTGGTTTCGGATTGGGTTTTGCTTTTGAAGTACACGATGGCAACATAAAATATCGAATATCAAAGGTGGTTCAGAGTTTTGTTGAGTTGCAGCGACAGGAAACAAAAGTAGTTTTAATTGAATGATGATTATGTAAAACGATAGTATGGTGATTTGGGTAATTCGTGATGATCAAAACAGAAATAAAAGCAGCAACAAAGTTGCTGTTCGAACTGCAGGAATAATAACATAAATATGGCATCAACAAGGGTGATCGAACAGTGAACGAATAGAAGGATTTGTAGCAAGAAAAGGGTTTATATTGTGAGACCTGATTAATTGACTCAGTAAAACAGTTGATCGATTGTTTGCAAGGTTGGTGGTCGACAAGGAATATTTCAAACACACAGATaagaacaaaataaaaaaataaaagtctgATATCGATCTGTACTGATTTTTGGTTTGTAATGCAAATGAAATTGATATGCTTTAATTTAACAGACaagaacaaataaataaaaagaagataGAGACTGGTACTGAATTTGGAATTGTCTGTATTGACAATGGAATCACGACTTTTAATTCAACAGATAAATTAAAAGAAAAATTAGATAGCGATTTGTAATAATCTTTATAGTTATATGGTTttgatttatatttaataaatattaataattaataactatattgataataataataattatattggtaACAATCataaataagaatgataataataattttaaaaatactaataataataatattattgataagaataatttgtattattttctaataaatattaataatagatatgctaataataataataatattaataataataatataacaatttatacatatcaaatttcatatttatattttatatatgaaataataatatcaatattacaattattaatatcaagattaacaataataaaagtaacgataataatattaatataacaattacattcaAACTTGCAATCAATTTAGTGTAATACcagttattatttatgtaatattatattctatgataacatttactgaatagttaatatttatatattttatatatatttaatagaaatTATACATaaattcataataacatatatatatatatatatatatatatatatatatatatatatatatatatatatatatatatatatatatatatatatatatatatatatatatatatatatatatatatatatatatatatatatatatatatatatatatatatatatatatatatatatatatatatatatatttatttatttattttaacagtaacctaattactttatatattattttacatatttaattctaatgattagttTATACTcgagaaattattgtaaagcacacATTGAAAGTTaggcaggaatctccactaact
This genomic stretch from Rutidosis leptorrhynchoides isolate AG116_Rl617_1_P2 chromosome 11, CSIRO_AGI_Rlap_v1, whole genome shotgun sequence harbors:
- the LOC139875802 gene encoding uncharacterized protein, which produces MGTTPMLYSVVGTRQYELPTSDAIGAVVFYSGDSTRTDYDMIIEYKGGTPRRVNKLHPSYMSLQFLLLFMYGQSGYHPELRLRNVRGGGGRRKDKMTMNMLFQQYVITAYCSIELNGWITGDHYGADVGSRTILPASFTGGPRYMYSHYLDALAICHVHGNPKFFIKFTCKAKWPKIRRYLRNFPGLTSTDRGDIIARIFNMKVKQFVSVLKREELFDPSTADYRSFYVCISVYGKGHKVGPYHDVDRFISAELPDPDRDPDCFKVVSDMMMHGPCGLLIKKAPCMEESKTTQEFFCSKKFPKPFNEQTYFDNDGYVHYRRRNLGISADKKICRLDNGYVVPYNRALCLRFHAHINVECTSADIVQNPNVKEIKNFVNAWFICAPEAFWRIFNFPIHSREPAVQILAVHLKDMQLVKFHSNQRLKSIVNNPVSKKTTLTEWLFYNRNSSDGRHLTYLDFPLEFVWDDDHKRWKRRCNLNKPSIDPLTYMHPAFGEVFYLWMLLCHQKGSTSFEDLMTVNNNVHSTYREVCLAMGLLGDDKEWFTAMEEAAATATSAQLCSLFSHILQFCDVADPLKLWKQCWKLMSDDIPIRYKSSLRISRIYVNSEELEGYVLYELQILLSQYSKSVSDFGLPRIPQHLLDDLQNRLIMEEKNYDRETLLAEKIILESKLNNKQLMIYNLVISSNSSRKQELIFVYGHGGTGETFL